A single region of the Erythrobacter sp. HL-111 genome encodes:
- a CDS encoding HNH endonuclease — translation MAHWPYNTAAWQRLRRLKLATQPLCEGCAEIGITAVANTVDHVTPISEGGEAFPELHGLASYCPSCHSAKTARGTEAGAVKTAKPRKGCDADGRPLDAWHPWGASGHKANLPTLARPADLRPCLSPLTILFGPPGAGKSTYARGAMQGHDKLIDLDDIMAKLARTPTHHAPDTFLPRALAMRNAELARLANVRVDHRTFLIIAAPTAHERDWWRAHLKPDDHLLIMPERGTCVARLRKDETRGERKGEHIRACYRWFARFTESIDDKIAQGFQVRTGAGPQNIVSSSKPGPRPGGD, via the coding sequence ATGGCGCACTGGCCCTATAACACCGCCGCTTGGCAGCGCCTTCGCCGGTTGAAGCTGGCAACGCAGCCTCTTTGCGAGGGGTGCGCCGAGATCGGCATAACTGCCGTGGCAAACACGGTCGATCACGTCACCCCGATCAGCGAGGGCGGGGAAGCCTTCCCGGAGCTTCACGGGCTGGCCAGCTATTGCCCTTCCTGCCACTCGGCAAAGACGGCGCGCGGAACCGAGGCCGGGGCGGTCAAGACGGCAAAGCCTCGCAAGGGGTGCGATGCGGATGGCAGGCCCCTTGATGCCTGGCACCCGTGGGGCGCATCGGGGCACAAGGCCAACCTACCCACACTGGCGCGGCCTGCTGATCTACGCCCCTGCCTTTCGCCGCTCACCATCCTGTTCGGGCCACCGGGTGCGGGCAAGTCCACCTATGCCCGAGGGGCCATGCAGGGGCATGACAAGCTCATCGACCTTGACGACATCATGGCCAAGCTAGCGCGCACGCCCACACATCACGCGCCCGACACGTTCTTGCCGCGCGCCCTCGCCATGCGCAACGCCGAGCTGGCACGTCTCGCCAACGTGCGCGTGGATCATCGAACCTTCCTTATCATCGCTGCGCCGACTGCGCACGAACGCGACTGGTGGAGGGCACACCTGAAGCCCGATGATCATCTGCTGATCATGCCCGAACGCGGCACGTGCGTTGCTCGGCTGCGCAAGGATGAGACGCGCGGCGAGAGGAAGGGCGAACACATCCGCGCGTGCTACCGCTGGTTTGCTCGCTTCACTGAAAGCATTGACGACAAAATCGCTCAGGGCTTTCAGGTCAGGACCGGCGCGGGTCCACAAAATATAGTTAGTTCATCCAAGCCGGGGCCGCGCCCCGGCGGGGATTGA
- a CDS encoding terminase large subunit — translation MPLFDGWEPTPWSAPQPWEADGLTRPQRVIAFIESLPITKGFGAGERIKLDPFQVEWIEGIYRDDEYGDRAVRTGLLSVARGNGKTVLCAALCLAHLVGPECEPRGECYSAGATRDQSALVYAEMEAIILATPWMAARLNLQRFHKKIEDSVTGSIYRALASDGGSTHGLATSFVVCDELAQWKKRELFDVLRTSLGKRRNPLMLVIGTQSPRAENVMSEMVDYAGRIASGEIMDPSFHGAVYAVPEDADPFDPANWPLANPALGKFRSERELAEEAARAQRMPTFEPAFRNLYLNQRVDAEPKAINPAEWEACGAPVDPAALAGRPCYAGLDLSSTRDLSALVLYFPEDGGAVVPFAWCPKENLAEREEVDRVPYRTWAKAGHIEPTPGRAIDKRYIAAALGRIAATYDVRGVAFDRYAFQDLQVILNAEGVSLPLVEWGQGFKSMGPATDAFETAMLNGNLRHGMHPLLRWCAGNVVYEMDPAGARKPSKNRSIDRIDPLVALIMACGLAARDEGEKVYQGGGIFWV, via the coding sequence GTGCCGCTGTTCGATGGCTGGGAACCCACACCCTGGTCAGCGCCCCAGCCATGGGAAGCCGATGGCCTCACCCGTCCACAGCGCGTCATCGCATTCATCGAAAGCCTGCCGATCACGAAGGGCTTTGGCGCTGGCGAGCGCATCAAGCTCGATCCGTTCCAGGTCGAATGGATCGAAGGCATTTACCGGGATGACGAATACGGCGACCGCGCCGTGCGAACCGGGCTGCTGTCCGTGGCGCGCGGGAACGGCAAGACAGTTTTATGCGCCGCTCTTTGCCTCGCTCACCTGGTCGGGCCGGAATGCGAGCCGCGCGGCGAATGCTATTCGGCGGGCGCTACGCGGGACCAGTCCGCCCTGGTCTATGCCGAGATGGAAGCGATCATTCTGGCAACGCCGTGGATGGCCGCGCGGCTCAATTTGCAGCGGTTCCACAAGAAAATCGAGGACAGCGTGACTGGCTCGATCTACCGGGCGCTTGCCAGCGACGGCGGGTCCACCCATGGCCTCGCAACGTCTTTCGTGGTGTGTGATGAGCTGGCGCAATGGAAAAAGCGCGAGCTGTTCGACGTGCTGCGCACCTCGCTGGGCAAGCGGCGCAACCCGCTGATGCTGGTGATCGGCACGCAATCCCCGCGCGCCGAGAACGTCATGAGCGAGATGGTCGATTACGCCGGCCGCATCGCCTCGGGCGAAATCATGGACCCCTCGTTTCACGGCGCGGTCTATGCCGTGCCCGAGGATGCAGACCCGTTCGATCCTGCCAATTGGCCCCTCGCCAACCCGGCGCTGGGCAAATTCCGATCCGAGCGAGAGCTTGCCGAGGAAGCCGCGCGCGCGCAGCGGATGCCGACATTCGAACCGGCCTTCAGGAACCTCTACCTAAACCAGCGGGTGGACGCCGAACCGAAAGCCATCAATCCGGCGGAATGGGAGGCCTGCGGCGCGCCGGTTGACCCGGCGGCGCTGGCAGGGCGGCCATGCTATGCGGGACTGGACCTATCGAGCACGCGCGATCTATCGGCGCTGGTGCTCTATTTTCCCGAGGACGGGGGCGCGGTTGTGCCCTTCGCGTGGTGCCCGAAAGAGAACCTTGCCGAGCGCGAGGAAGTTGACCGGGTGCCCTATCGCACCTGGGCGAAGGCGGGGCATATCGAGCCGACGCCGGGGCGTGCGATCGACAAGCGGTATATCGCGGCGGCGCTGGGCAGGATCGCAGCCACCTATGACGTGCGCGGCGTGGCCTTCGACCGCTACGCCTTTCAGGACTTGCAGGTGATCCTGAACGCCGAGGGTGTAAGCCTTCCCCTGGTCGAATGGGGGCAGGGCTTCAAGAGCATGGGACCGGCAACCGATGCGTTCGAAACGGCGATGCTGAACGGGAACCTGCGGCACGGGATGCACCCGCTCTTGCGCTGGTGCGCGGGCAACGTGGTCTATGAAATGGACCCAGCGGGGGCGCGCAAGCCGAGCAAGAACCGCTCGATTGACCGCATTGACCCGCTTGTGGCGCTGATCATGGCTTGCGGGCTGGCAGCGCGCGACGAAGGCGAAAAGGTGTATCAGGGCGGCGGGATATTCTGGGTTTAG
- a CDS encoding phage major capsid protein has protein sequence MTRLTELKERRAAALETMRAHEEAGGAEFDTAKAQYDSIAAQITRAEAIENAERQERGKPLVGDGKLETELRQFSIRRAIAGAAGMEGVDWGREREMQAELAKRAGRAPQGLFIPAEALETRATTSAADSGGTLVPTDHRPELYISALTAQSVVRAMGATVLTGLTGSVEIPKEGTSPQPTWKAENADFDEGDATFGSVELKPKHCGVITQWSRNMILQASPDVEMLLRQMLARNIALGIDRAAISGTGTTQPLGLLNTPGIQTHAQGVPPGDTTFLTLTAGMIAKADIANVGAMRSFLGTMGVKEAAMKTRDSTGLPISMDQLFHMEPRAFSNQVPNNLGDDDDEHGLIYGDWSELLIGVWSEIDILVNPYESAAYKKGNISLRAIATVDTACRHPQAFVSATGFKP, from the coding sequence ATGACCAGACTGACTGAATTGAAAGAGCGCCGCGCCGCTGCGCTCGAAACCATGCGCGCCCATGAGGAAGCGGGCGGCGCTGAATTCGACACCGCCAAGGCGCAATATGACAGCATCGCCGCGCAGATCACGCGCGCCGAGGCTATCGAGAACGCCGAGCGCCAAGAACGCGGCAAGCCGCTTGTCGGCGATGGCAAGCTGGAAACCGAGCTGCGCCAGTTCTCCATCCGCCGCGCGATTGCCGGGGCGGCGGGCATGGAAGGCGTGGACTGGGGCCGCGAACGCGAGATGCAGGCCGAGCTGGCCAAGCGCGCGGGCCGCGCGCCGCAAGGCCTGTTCATCCCCGCCGAGGCGCTGGAAACCCGCGCCACGACCAGCGCCGCCGATAGCGGCGGAACCCTTGTCCCCACCGATCACCGGCCCGAGCTGTATATTAGCGCCCTGACCGCGCAATCCGTGGTGCGCGCCATGGGGGCAACCGTTCTGACCGGCCTGACCGGCAGTGTCGAAATCCCCAAGGAAGGCACCAGCCCCCAGCCCACTTGGAAGGCCGAAAATGCCGACTTTGACGAAGGCGATGCGACCTTCGGCAGTGTCGAGCTGAAGCCCAAGCATTGCGGCGTCATCACGCAATGGTCGCGCAACATGATCTTGCAGGCCTCGCCTGATGTGGAGATGCTGTTGCGCCAGATGCTGGCGCGCAACATTGCGCTGGGTATCGACCGCGCTGCGATCAGCGGCACGGGCACCACGCAGCCGCTCGGCTTGCTCAATACCCCCGGCATTCAGACCCATGCGCAAGGCGTTCCGCCTGGCGATACCACCTTCCTGACGCTCACGGCCGGGATGATCGCCAAGGCCGACATTGCCAACGTGGGCGCGATGCGTTCCTTCCTTGGCACCATGGGCGTGAAGGAAGCGGCCATGAAAACCCGCGACAGCACGGGCTTGCCGATCAGCATGGACCAACTGTTCCACATGGAGCCGCGCGCCTTCAGCAATCAGGTGCCCAACAATCTCGGCGATGACGATGATGAGCATGGCCTGATCTATGGCGACTGGTCGGAGCTGCTGATTGGCGTCTGGTCGGAAATCGACATTCTCGTGAACCCCTACGAGAGCGCGGCCTACAAGAAGGGCAACATCTCGCTGCGCGCGATTGCGACCGTGGACACGGCTTGCCGTCACCCGCAAGCGTTCGTGTCGGCAACGGGCTTCAAGCCGTGA
- a CDS encoding HK97 family phage prohead protease, whose translation MEGYAATFGAEARLGDFVETIEPGAFRASLDGDILALVDHDPGLVLGRTRSGTLRLAEDSRGLAFSLDLPDTQAGRDIIALAARGDIGGMSFGFLIPAGGEVWQGNRRSLRAIDLREVSVVQAFPAYPDTQIALRARGEADARAARRRAVELRERTPWA comes from the coding sequence TTGGAGGGCTATGCCGCAACCTTCGGCGCGGAAGCGCGCCTGGGCGATTTTGTCGAGACCATCGAGCCGGGGGCGTTCCGCGCCTCGCTCGATGGCGACATTCTGGCGCTGGTCGATCATGACCCCGGCCTTGTGCTGGGCCGGACCCGTTCCGGCACCTTACGCCTTGCCGAGGACAGCCGAGGCCTCGCCTTTTCGCTGGATCTACCCGACACACAAGCGGGCCGGGACATTATTGCCCTTGCCGCGCGCGGCGATATTGGCGGGATGAGCTTTGGCTTCCTCATCCCGGCGGGCGGCGAAGTCTGGCAGGGGAACCGTCGCAGCCTGCGCGCTATCGACTTGCGCGAAGTGTCCGTTGTGCAGGCGTTCCCGGCCTATCCCGATACCCAGATTGCCCTGCGCGCCCGAGGCGAGGCCGATGCGCGCGCCGCGCGGCGGCGGGCGGTCGAATTGAGAGAGCGCACCCCATGGGCATGA
- a CDS encoding phage portal protein produces the protein MGMIDNLARRFGFERRNADLSWQALSPGFGMGAAMSARAAENISAVYACAAAISSALAYIPALVYRRDGQGNRVEQFDHPLVMLTRQGVNAQMTWPEFVEHFVADALLSGNGLAEIMRDRSGALIGLEFIPWSRVSVEYLSTGRLAYDVSDPFGRGRARRLLQSEVLHLRDRSDDGLIGRSRLSRASETVAGVAAANTFAKGFLDRGGYPSGILTFPGKLNAEDKDAFAREFAKKHAGAQNVGRVLVLDQGLTWTTAAISPEDAELLESRKFGVEEICRLFQVPPPLVQDYSHNTFTNSETAGRWFAQFTLAPWARKLEAEFARSVFSPASGFEMELDLSAFLRGDPATRWNAHKIAVETGVLDPDEVRHVEGWNPRAKPELTP, from the coding sequence ATGGGCATGATCGACAATCTTGCGCGCCGGTTCGGCTTCGAACGGCGCAACGCCGATCTGAGCTGGCAGGCGCTTTCCCCCGGCTTTGGCATGGGCGCGGCCATGAGCGCGCGCGCCGCCGAGAATATTTCAGCCGTCTATGCGTGCGCGGCTGCGATCAGCTCGGCGCTCGCCTATATCCCGGCCCTGGTCTATCGGCGCGACGGACAGGGCAACCGGGTCGAACAGTTCGACCACCCGCTTGTCATGCTCACCCGCCAAGGCGTGAATGCACAGATGACATGGCCGGAATTCGTGGAGCATTTCGTTGCCGACGCGCTCTTGAGCGGCAACGGGCTTGCCGAGATCATGCGTGATCGCAGCGGCGCGCTGATCGGGCTGGAATTCATCCCTTGGTCGCGCGTGTCGGTCGAATATCTTTCCACCGGGCGGCTCGCCTATGACGTGTCGGACCCGTTCGGGCGGGGCCGTGCGCGGCGCTTGCTGCAATCCGAAGTGCTGCACTTGCGGGACCGTTCGGATGATGGCTTGATAGGGCGTTCGCGGCTTTCGCGGGCGTCCGAAACCGTCGCGGGCGTGGCAGCGGCCAACACCTTCGCCAAGGGCTTCCTTGACCGGGGCGGCTATCCCTCGGGCATTCTCACCTTCCCCGGCAAATTGAATGCCGAGGACAAGGACGCCTTCGCCCGCGAATTCGCAAAGAAGCACGCGGGCGCGCAGAATGTGGGACGGGTGCTGGTGCTCGATCAGGGCTTGACCTGGACGACTGCCGCCATCTCGCCCGAGGATGCCGAGCTGCTGGAAAGCCGGAAGTTCGGGGTCGAAGAAATCTGCCGCCTCTTTCAGGTGCCCCCGCCGCTGGTGCAGGATTACAGCCATAACACCTTCACGAATTCCGAAACGGCGGGACGCTGGTTTGCGCAATTCACGCTGGCACCATGGGCGCGCAAGCTGGAAGCCGAATTCGCGCGCAGCGTCTTTTCCCCGGCCTCGGGCTTCGAGATGGAGCTTGACCTGTCCGCCTTCCTGCGCGGCGATCCTGCCACCCGATGGAACGCGCACAAGATCGCCGTGGAAACCGGCGTGCTCGATCCTGACGAAGTGCGGCACGTGGAAGGCTGGAACCCGCGCGCCAAGCCCGAGCTGACGCCATGA
- a CDS encoding tyrosine-type recombinase/integrase, translated as MRGRRSNRILSGLHVVKKRLASGIIRWNVYAWRGGPCIHRQDGARPIITPDLFAQAIAAREEASGGAPSDTFKAVIVAYRASPEFERLADSTQRDYNRILDRIDEQFGAAPIAAFEDRRMRRDIIEWRDLWRGQPRTADKAAVMMATVLGWAVENALLTINVAAGIPQLHSADKSDMIWEDRHWQAMADAPEQLMQALRLASMTGLRLGDLVRLDWSQVSDKAIILTTRKRKGRAVIPVIPELRSFLDTITHRQGVVLRNSRGLPWTESGLGTVFQRSKPADFDRTMHDLRGTYVTWLAMKGLTDDEIARIVGWTSQRIAEVRARYVDEARVIVSLVDRLSA; from the coding sequence ATGCGTGGAAGGCGAAGCAATCGCATTCTGTCCGGCCTTCACGTAGTTAAGAAGCGTCTGGCGAGCGGGATTATCCGCTGGAATGTGTATGCGTGGCGCGGTGGACCCTGCATTCACCGCCAGGACGGCGCGCGCCCGATCATCACGCCCGATCTATTTGCTCAAGCCATAGCCGCGCGGGAGGAAGCGAGCGGGGGCGCGCCGAGCGACACGTTCAAGGCGGTGATTGTCGCCTACCGGGCTTCGCCCGAATTTGAGCGCCTCGCTGACAGCACGCAGCGCGACTACAACCGCATCCTTGACCGGATTGATGAGCAATTCGGCGCGGCGCCGATTGCGGCCTTCGAGGATCGGCGGATGCGCCGGGACATCATCGAGTGGCGCGACCTCTGGCGCGGCCAACCCCGGACAGCCGACAAGGCTGCCGTCATGATGGCGACTGTTCTGGGTTGGGCGGTCGAAAACGCGCTTCTCACCATCAACGTGGCGGCGGGCATCCCCCAGCTACACAGCGCCGACAAGTCGGACATGATATGGGAGGACCGGCACTGGCAGGCGATGGCCGATGCGCCCGAGCAACTGATGCAAGCACTTCGCCTTGCCAGCATGACGGGGCTGCGCCTGGGCGACCTTGTGCGGCTCGACTGGTCGCAGGTGTCGGACAAGGCAATCATCCTCACCACCCGCAAGCGCAAGGGCAGGGCAGTCATTCCCGTGATCCCCGAGCTGCGCAGCTTTCTCGATACTATCACGCACCGCCAAGGCGTGGTGCTGCGAAATAGCCGAGGACTGCCTTGGACGGAGAGCGGGCTGGGAACAGTGTTTCAGCGCAGCAAGCCTGCGGACTTCGACCGCACCATGCACGATTTGCGCGGCACCTACGTCACGTGGCTGGCCATGAAGGGCCTTACGGATGACGAGATTGCACGCATCGTTGGTTGGACCTCACAGCGCATTGCCGAGGTGCGAGCGCGCTACGTGGATGAGGCGCGCGTCATCGTCTCTCTGGTCGATAGGTTGAGCGCATGA
- a CDS encoding PQQ-dependent sugar dehydrogenase has translation MKTRPSTRIALALSAAFLCLAGPAVTRAQPDNQVESIAAGDVIVSVREVAKGLEEPWALAFLPDGRMLVTQHGGDLVVVTRDGSVSAPVGGTPEVWSEGQGGLMDVALHPDFARNSMVYLSFAEPGENGTAGTALGRGRMVGDRLENFEVIWRQKKVEGPNHFGNRIVFAPDGKLFLALGERFKFNPAQDVSNTLGTLIRLNDDGSVPSDNPLVGREEADPAIWSWGHRNIEAAAIDRSTGDLWVAEMGPLGGDELNRIERGANYGWPVVSWGINYDGIDIPDPTEFPEYEDAVHHWSPVRSPSGMIVYDGEMFPEWRGDILFGALSAGGVERVDMEAGEVRETEFIPLNTRIREVGQGPDGAIWLLTNTKDGPGSLWKLVRQEVRPASQDGGRTGPDPMNGEMPSRGY, from the coding sequence ATGAAGACCCGTCCTTCGACACGCATCGCCCTTGCCCTTTCCGCCGCATTCCTCTGCCTCGCCGGGCCGGCCGTCACGCGCGCGCAGCCGGACAACCAGGTCGAATCCATTGCCGCCGGCGACGTGATCGTATCGGTCCGGGAGGTCGCCAAGGGGCTGGAAGAGCCGTGGGCGCTGGCCTTCCTCCCGGACGGGCGAATGCTGGTGACGCAGCATGGCGGCGATCTTGTCGTCGTCACACGGGACGGATCGGTTTCGGCTCCGGTCGGCGGCACGCCGGAAGTATGGAGCGAAGGCCAGGGCGGATTGATGGACGTTGCGCTCCATCCCGATTTCGCGCGCAATTCGATGGTCTATCTCTCCTTCGCCGAGCCCGGCGAGAACGGAACCGCCGGCACCGCTCTCGGGCGGGGCCGCATGGTCGGCGACCGGCTGGAAAATTTCGAGGTCATCTGGCGGCAGAAGAAGGTGGAAGGGCCGAACCACTTCGGAAACCGCATCGTCTTCGCGCCAGATGGCAAGCTGTTCCTGGCCCTGGGAGAAAGGTTCAAGTTCAATCCCGCGCAGGATGTCTCGAACACGCTCGGCACGTTGATCCGGCTGAACGATGACGGTTCGGTCCCTTCGGACAATCCCCTGGTCGGGCGGGAGGAAGCGGACCCGGCAATCTGGTCCTGGGGCCACCGCAACATCGAGGCCGCAGCGATTGACCGGAGCACGGGAGATTTATGGGTGGCCGAAATGGGCCCTCTCGGCGGGGACGAGCTGAACCGGATCGAACGCGGCGCCAATTACGGCTGGCCGGTGGTGAGCTGGGGGATCAACTACGACGGCATCGACATCCCCGACCCCACCGAGTTTCCCGAATACGAGGATGCCGTCCACCACTGGAGCCCCGTGCGCTCGCCTTCGGGCATGATCGTCTATGATGGCGAAATGTTCCCCGAATGGCGAGGCGACATCCTGTTCGGCGCGCTTTCGGCGGGCGGCGTCGAACGCGTCGACATGGAAGCGGGCGAGGTCCGCGAAACCGAGTTCATCCCGCTCAATACCCGCATCCGCGAAGTCGGGCAGGGACCTGACGGCGCGATCTGGCTGCTGACGAACACGAAAGATGGCCCCGGAAGTCTCTGGAAACTCGTTCGGCAAGAGGTTCGTCCCGCTTCGCAGGACGGCGGAAGGACAGGCCCCGACCCGATGAACGGGGAGATGCCTTCTCGGGGATACTGA
- a CDS encoding SMP-30/gluconolactonase/LRE family protein, with product MKRTGQMFRPWTRLAALAIAGGAAAACAPMERADQAAEPRGAQSREAAIFVPGTLERVATGFGFTEGPAWDGKRLIFSDIPGDTVHVLDPRGNEVSVLYSPSAQANGHTFNRDGDLLSAEHASGEITRWTPRSGRETIVAEYRGEHLNSPNDLVVRAADGMIFFTDPPYGLGRPYQGEEREREVEFNGVFGFDEATGRMVLIDDSLQRPNGIALSPDESVLYVSDSADQKLWAYDLAADGTASARRLFADLAMEGGEWPVDGMRVDSEGRVYATCPEGICVLSPEGARVATLDMPVRSTNVSWGGSDLSTLYITAGSDVWKVETRARGIGSSIRPAP from the coding sequence ATGAAAAGGACAGGACAGATGTTTCGCCCGTGGACCCGGCTCGCTGCCCTCGCGATCGCCGGGGGTGCCGCCGCGGCCTGCGCTCCGATGGAGCGCGCGGATCAAGCCGCCGAACCGCGCGGTGCGCAATCGCGGGAAGCGGCAATCTTCGTGCCTGGCACGCTCGAACGGGTCGCGACCGGCTTCGGCTTCACCGAGGGCCCGGCATGGGACGGAAAGCGCCTCATCTTCAGCGACATACCCGGCGACACTGTCCATGTCCTCGATCCGCGCGGAAACGAAGTGAGCGTGCTTTATTCGCCTTCCGCGCAAGCCAACGGGCACACCTTCAACCGGGACGGAGATTTGCTTTCCGCAGAACATGCCAGCGGCGAGATCACCCGCTGGACACCTCGATCCGGGCGCGAGACGATCGTGGCGGAATATCGTGGCGAACACCTCAACAGCCCCAACGACCTCGTCGTGCGCGCGGCAGACGGGATGATCTTCTTCACCGATCCGCCCTACGGCCTCGGCCGGCCCTACCAGGGCGAGGAGCGGGAACGAGAGGTGGAATTCAACGGCGTTTTCGGTTTCGACGAGGCGACGGGCCGGATGGTTCTGATCGACGATTCGCTCCAGAGGCCGAACGGCATCGCGCTGTCACCCGACGAAAGCGTTCTTTACGTGAGCGATTCGGCAGACCAGAAATTGTGGGCCTACGACCTCGCGGCGGACGGGACGGCCAGCGCAAGGCGGCTGTTCGCCGACCTCGCGATGGAAGGGGGCGAATGGCCGGTCGACGGAATGCGCGTCGACAGCGAGGGGCGGGTCTACGCGACCTGTCCCGAAGGCATCTGCGTCCTTTCGCCGGAAGGCGCGCGCGTCGCCACGCTCGACATGCCGGTGCGCTCGACCAACGTGTCCTGGGGCGGGAGCGACCTTTCCACGCTCTACATCACCGCGGGTTCGGATGTCTGGAAGGTCGAGACGCGCGCACGCGGCATCGGGTCCTCGATCAGGCCCGCCCCCTAG
- a CDS encoding SDR family oxidoreductase, translating to MNILVAGSTGNTGSRLVRQLVEAGHTPIALHRASSDTSTLPEGVEKREADLTKLGDDVCAGADVVVFAAGSGGDTGEEMTDKVDRDGARRLIDIAAREGVERFVMLSSVGASDPDPSGKLAHYLKAKHDADEHLKSSGLAYTIVRPVALTDDDGNRNVRLGDEVDPAGKAARGDVAAVLARAATDSALEGKVFLMESMG from the coding sequence ATGAACATTCTCGTCGCAGGTTCCACCGGAAACACCGGAAGCCGTCTCGTCCGCCAGCTCGTCGAAGCCGGTCACACGCCCATCGCGCTCCATCGCGCCTCGTCCGACACCTCCACGCTTCCGGAAGGGGTCGAGAAACGGGAGGCCGACCTCACGAAGCTCGGGGACGACGTGTGCGCCGGGGCCGACGTGGTCGTCTTCGCGGCCGGTTCGGGCGGGGACACGGGCGAGGAGATGACCGACAAGGTCGACCGCGACGGTGCCCGGCGGCTGATCGACATCGCCGCAAGGGAGGGCGTCGAGCGCTTCGTCATGCTGTCATCCGTGGGTGCGAGCGATCCCGACCCTTCGGGCAAGCTCGCGCATTACCTCAAGGCAAAGCACGATGCCGATGAACATCTCAAATCCTCGGGCCTCGCCTACACGATCGTGCGGCCCGTCGCTTTGACGGACGACGACGGCAATCGCAACGTCCGGCTCGGCGACGAGGTCGATCCCGCGGGCAAGGCCGCACGCGGAGACGTCGCCGCGGTCCTTGCAAGGGCCGCGACAGACTCCGCGCTCGAAGGCAAGGTCTTCCTGATGGAAAGCATGGGCTGA